One Antiquaquibacter oligotrophicus genomic region harbors:
- a CDS encoding kynureninase: MLDAADPLAEYRERFVESDGLVAYLDGNSLGRPLVASVERLGTFAREEWGGRLIRGWDEGWMHLPTTLGDELGRVALAAAPGQTAIADSTTVVLYKLLRAATDARPGRTEIVIDRDNFPTDRYLVEGVARERGLTVRWVDTPHDGGVTPDLVAEAVGPDTAVALFSSVAYRSAWLADIPAITEVIHDAGALVIWDLCHSAGVVPTPLDEWGVDLAVGCGYKYLNGGPGAPAFLYVRSELQSELTQPIQGWMGSSAPFEMGQGYEAAAGIRGFLSGTPSIVAMQPMRDMIALIDEVGIEAVRAKSVALTEFAIELVDEVIPDATLASPREATRRGGHITIDHPRFAQIMPHLWGSGVIPDFRRPDGIRLGLSPLSTSFAEIEAGVRAIAAELG, translated from the coding sequence GTGCTGGATGCTGCGGATCCGTTGGCGGAGTACCGGGAGCGTTTCGTCGAGAGTGACGGGCTCGTCGCCTACCTCGACGGTAATTCGCTCGGGCGACCGCTCGTCGCGTCCGTGGAGCGGCTCGGTACGTTTGCGCGCGAGGAGTGGGGTGGTCGCCTCATCCGTGGCTGGGACGAGGGCTGGATGCACCTGCCCACCACACTCGGCGACGAACTCGGTCGTGTGGCGCTCGCCGCCGCACCGGGGCAGACCGCGATCGCGGACTCGACGACCGTTGTGCTCTACAAACTGCTCCGCGCCGCGACGGATGCCCGTCCCGGTCGCACCGAGATCGTCATCGATCGCGACAACTTCCCCACCGACCGCTACCTCGTGGAGGGTGTCGCGCGCGAGCGGGGACTCACGGTGCGCTGGGTGGACACCCCGCACGACGGTGGTGTGACACCCGACCTCGTGGCGGAGGCCGTCGGGCCGGACACGGCGGTCGCCCTCTTCAGCTCCGTCGCCTACCGTTCGGCGTGGCTCGCCGATATCCCTGCGATCACCGAGGTCATTCACGACGCTGGCGCCCTCGTCATCTGGGATCTGTGTCACTCCGCCGGGGTCGTTCCGACGCCCCTCGACGAGTGGGGGGTGGACCTTGCGGTGGGCTGCGGTTACAAGTATCTGAACGGCGGGCCGGGAGCCCCGGCGTTCTTGTACGTGCGTTCCGAGTTGCAGTCGGAGCTGACCCAGCCGATCCAGGGCTGGATGGGCTCCAGCGCACCGTTCGAGATGGGGCAGGGGTATGAGGCTGCGGCGGGCATCCGGGGCTTCCTCAGCGGCACCCCGTCGATTGTTGCCATGCAGCCGATGCGCGACATGATCGCGCTCATCGACGAGGTGGGTATCGAGGCGGTGCGAGCGAAGTCGGTCGCGCTCACGGAGTTTGCGATCGAGCTTGTCGACGAGGTGATTCCGGATGCCACGCTCGCGAGCCCGCGCGAGGCGACGCGTCGCGGCGGCCACATCACGATCGACCACCCCCGCTTCGCGCAGATCATGCCGCATCTGTGGGGGTCGGGGGTCATCCCCGACTTCCGCAGGCCCGACGGTATTCGTCTCGGTCTTTCGCCGCTCTCGACGAGTTTTGCGGAGATCGAGGCCGGGGTGCGCGCGATCGCTGCGGAGCTCGGTTAG
- a CDS encoding Gfo/Idh/MocA family protein yields the protein MILPPATHTPLRGGAVQRWGILAPGGIADAWAEALHAHTDQRVVAVASRSQERAQAFADRHGIPRAFGTYEQLVADPEVDVVYIAPPHTEHLRLALLAIAAGKHVLVEKPIGISAAEARELAAAARAAGVFAMEAMWSRFLPQTTVVDALVRDGVLGDVLTVTADFGAVFDTDPNGRAYNPALGGGALLDVGVYPAWFAHFVLGAPTRVTASGSLTSTGVDAQAAVILDYNSHAQAVLTTSMLVATPLAATISGTAARVDYPHEFMGPSSFRVLVEERVVAEFADPNGFRWRDGLCYQAVAVAQHIADGLTESPLHSLDDTIAVLDVLDAARAQIG from the coding sequence ATGATCCTCCCTCCCGCAACCCACACCCCCCTCCGCGGCGGCGCGGTGCAGCGGTGGGGCATCCTCGCGCCCGGCGGCATCGCGGATGCCTGGGCCGAAGCACTCCACGCCCACACCGACCAGCGGGTGGTCGCCGTCGCCTCGAGGTCACAGGAGCGGGCCCAGGCCTTCGCCGATCGGCACGGAATCCCGCGGGCCTTCGGTACTTACGAGCAGCTCGTCGCCGACCCCGAGGTGGACGTCGTCTACATCGCCCCGCCCCACACCGAGCACCTACGGCTCGCGCTCCTCGCGATTGCCGCGGGCAAACACGTGCTCGTCGAGAAGCCCATCGGTATTAGCGCTGCCGAGGCACGTGAACTGGCCGCGGCGGCTCGTGCGGCCGGTGTGTTCGCGATGGAGGCCATGTGGTCGCGGTTCCTCCCCCAGACGACGGTTGTGGATGCGCTCGTACGTGATGGCGTGCTGGGCGACGTGCTCACGGTCACGGCCGACTTCGGGGCCGTGTTCGACACCGACCCGAACGGCCGGGCCTACAACCCTGCGCTCGGTGGTGGGGCGCTCCTCGATGTTGGTGTGTACCCGGCGTGGTTCGCGCACTTCGTGCTCGGCGCCCCGACGCGTGTGACGGCGAGCGGTTCGCTCACGAGCACGGGCGTCGATGCTCAGGCGGCCGTCATCCTGGACTACAACTCGCATGCCCAGGCGGTGCTCACGACGAGCATGCTCGTGGCGACCCCGCTGGCCGCGACGATCAGCGGGACCGCGGCGCGAGTCGACTACCCGCACGAGTTCATGGGGCCGAGCTCTTTCCGGGTGCTCGTCGAGGAGAGGGTGGTCGCCGAGTTCGCCGACCCGAACGGGTTCCGCTGGCGGGACGGTCTCTGTTACCAGGCGGTCGCCGTCGCCCAGCACATCGCCGATGGGCTCACCGAGTCGCCGCTTCATTCGCTCGACGACACGATCGCCGTGCTCGACGTGCTCGACGCGGCCCGCGCCCAGATCGGCTGA
- a CDS encoding GNAT family N-acetyltransferase: MAIEVRPATEFADVATMVGPKKPTSNVCWCLSYRIPSKENLALSGPARGEKVAELMKQGPPGVLAYDGDVVVGWAAVHPRSDTSFATNRKIPHVDDADVWSVWCIRVRPGHRGAGISHALLAGAVDFARAEGAPAVEGYPLDNQGAKIDLTMAYVGTKSLFEKAGFTQAAETKSVLNGFPRVLMRLDLR, translated from the coding sequence ATGGCGATCGAGGTGCGACCGGCGACCGAGTTCGCGGATGTCGCGACCATGGTCGGGCCGAAGAAGCCCACCTCGAACGTGTGCTGGTGCCTGAGTTACCGCATCCCGTCGAAGGAGAACCTCGCACTGAGCGGCCCCGCTCGCGGCGAGAAAGTGGCGGAGCTCATGAAGCAGGGCCCTCCCGGCGTGCTGGCGTACGACGGCGACGTCGTGGTGGGGTGGGCTGCCGTGCATCCGCGGTCCGACACGTCCTTTGCCACCAACCGCAAGATCCCCCACGTCGACGACGCGGACGTGTGGTCGGTCTGGTGCATCCGCGTGCGTCCCGGCCACCGCGGTGCGGGCATCTCGCACGCCCTCCTCGCGGGAGCCGTCGACTTCGCACGCGCTGAAGGAGCGCCCGCGGTCGAGGGCTACCCGCTCGACAACCAGGGCGCGAAGATCGACCTCACGATGGCTTACGTCGGCACGAAGTCACTCTTCGAGAAGGCGGGGTTCACCCAAGCGGCGGAGACGAAGTCGGTGTTGAACGGGTTCCCGCGCGTACTCATGCGGCTCGACCTGCGGTAG
- the rocD gene encoding ornithine--oxo-acid transaminase has translation MITEVKSHVAHNYHPLPVEIASGDGAWVTDVSGRRYLDCLAAYSAVNFGHGHPALIAAAKDQLDRITLTSRAFGSDRLEPFARALAELAGKDMVLPMNTGAEAVESAIKIARAWGYRVKGVEADRATIIVMDGNFHGRTTTIVSFSTDEQARADFGPFTPGFVVVPYGDAEALEAAIDENTVAVLLEPIQGEAGIIVPPKGYLRAVREITTRENVLMIADEIQSGLGRTGRTFASDLSCVEPDLYLLGKALGGGIVPVSAVVGDTAVLGVLQPGEHGSTFGGNPLAAAVGLAVVELLATGDMQHRATVLGERLHAGLRGLIGHGVTAVRGVGLWAGVDIDPELATGREVCELLMDRGVLVKDTHGSTIRFAPPIVVTEDEIDWAVAQLAAELEELASR, from the coding sequence ATGATCACCGAGGTCAAGTCCCATGTAGCGCACAACTACCACCCGCTTCCGGTCGAGATCGCGTCGGGTGACGGCGCGTGGGTGACGGATGTCTCGGGTCGTCGTTACCTCGATTGCCTCGCGGCCTACTCCGCGGTGAACTTTGGGCACGGGCATCCGGCGCTCATCGCCGCAGCCAAGGACCAGCTCGACCGCATCACCCTCACGAGCCGCGCCTTCGGCAGCGATCGGCTCGAGCCGTTTGCGCGGGCCCTTGCCGAGCTCGCGGGCAAAGACATGGTGCTTCCGATGAACACGGGCGCTGAGGCGGTCGAGTCGGCCATCAAGATCGCCCGAGCGTGGGGCTACCGCGTGAAGGGTGTCGAGGCGGACCGCGCGACGATCATCGTGATGGATGGCAACTTCCATGGACGCACCACGACGATCGTGAGCTTCTCCACCGATGAGCAGGCGCGTGCCGACTTCGGTCCGTTCACCCCGGGTTTTGTGGTCGTCCCCTACGGAGACGCCGAAGCACTCGAGGCGGCGATCGACGAGAACACCGTCGCCGTGCTGCTCGAACCGATCCAGGGCGAGGCCGGCATCATCGTGCCGCCCAAGGGCTACCTGCGTGCCGTGCGCGAGATCACAACACGCGAGAACGTGCTCATGATCGCCGACGAGATCCAGTCAGGTCTCGGACGCACCGGCCGGACTTTCGCGAGTGACCTGTCGTGTGTCGAGCCCGACCTGTACCTCCTCGGCAAGGCACTCGGCGGCGGCATCGTGCCCGTGAGCGCCGTTGTCGGCGATACGGCGGTGCTGGGTGTTCTGCAGCCGGGCGAACACGGCTCCACCTTCGGCGGCAACCCGCTCGCCGCCGCTGTGGGCCTAGCGGTTGTTGAACTGCTCGCGACGGGAGACATGCAGCACCGCGCCACCGTTCTCGGGGAGAGACTGCACGCGGGACTTCGCGGTCTCATCGGCCACGGGGTGACCGCCGTCCGCGGTGTCGGACTGTGGGCGGGTGTTGACATCGACCCCGAGCTCGCGACCGGCCGCGAGGTGTGCGAACTGCTCATGGATCGGGGTGTGCTCGTCAAGGACACCCACGGTTCGACCATCCGTTTCGCTCCACCCATCGTTGTCACCGAGGACGAGATCGATTGGGCCGTCGCCCAGCTCGCCGCCGAACTGGAGGAACTCGCCTCCCGCTGA
- a CDS encoding TerC family protein: MDFAVDLTPDLIVAFLTLLVLEIVLGVDNVIFISILASKLPVEQQAKARNLGLTLAMFMRIGLLFAASWLISLKDDLFTIGDLGFSGRDLVLIAGGGFLIYKAVHEIHEKLEGAASHHGEGKPKSVTFVGVIIQIILIDIVFSFDSVITAVGMIDSLLVIIVAVVLSFGVMLFSAKFIFAFVNKHPSVKMLALAFLVLIGVFLIADGFGVKIDKALIYVPMAFAIVVEALNLAYKRRIEKKQGAPIEPVHLRHAYTKADDRPAVAAATSHNPEAGAVTLSRKPVSGAVTADDDHQEPTGLG, translated from the coding sequence ATGGACTTCGCCGTCGACCTGACCCCGGATCTCATTGTCGCCTTCCTCACACTTCTCGTGCTCGAGATCGTGCTGGGGGTCGACAACGTCATCTTCATCTCGATCCTCGCGAGCAAACTGCCCGTCGAGCAGCAGGCGAAGGCCCGCAACCTCGGCCTCACCCTCGCGATGTTCATGCGTATCGGCCTGCTGTTCGCAGCGTCGTGGCTCATCAGCCTCAAAGACGACCTCTTCACGATCGGCGATCTCGGCTTCTCCGGGCGTGACCTCGTGCTCATCGCGGGAGGTGGGTTCCTCATCTACAAGGCGGTGCACGAGATCCACGAAAAGCTCGAGGGCGCGGCATCCCACCACGGTGAGGGCAAACCGAAGTCGGTGACGTTTGTGGGCGTCATCATCCAGATCATCCTCATCGACATCGTGTTCTCGTTCGACTCGGTCATCACCGCGGTTGGCATGATCGACAGCCTGCTCGTCATCATCGTCGCCGTGGTGCTGTCGTTCGGGGTGATGCTGTTCTCGGCGAAGTTCATCTTCGCCTTCGTCAACAAGCACCCGAGTGTGAAGATGCTCGCACTCGCCTTCCTCGTGCTCATCGGCGTCTTCCTCATCGCCGACGGCTTCGGTGTGAAGATCGACAAGGCACTCATTTACGTGCCGATGGCGTTCGCGATCGTCGTCGAAGCCCTCAACCTGGCCTACAAGCGCCGCATCGAGAAAAAGCAGGGCGCCCCGATCGAGCCCGTGCACCTGCGGCACGCCTACACAAAGGCCGATGACCGCCCCGCCGTCGCGGCCGCGACCTCGCACAACCCCGAGGCGGGGGCCGTGACCCTGTCCCGCAAACCGGTTTCCGGAGCCGTCACTGCGGACGACGATCACCAAGAGCCGACAGGGCTCGGGTAG
- the ddaH gene encoding dimethylargininase: MTMTDTATSVTERTPTRKAVLMCRPEYFTVSYRINPWMHPEDPTSTATAVAQWETLYRTYLDLGFDVRLIDPIPGLPDMVYAANGGFVLDGIAYGASFTYPERQPEGPAYMSWFQANGFDVREPLEVNEGEGDFLLVGDVILAGTGFRSASHSHDELARIMGREVISLNLINPSFYHLDTAIAVLDDGRGSAPANIAYLPSAFDEASLQILRERYPDAIIVTEEDAAVLGLNSFSDGYNVVIASRAKDFERQLRERGYNPIGVDLSELLLGGGGVKCCTLELRS, encoded by the coding sequence ATGACGATGACCGACACCGCCACGAGCGTGACAGAGCGCACCCCCACCCGCAAGGCCGTGCTGATGTGCCGCCCCGAGTATTTCACGGTCAGCTACCGCATCAACCCCTGGATGCACCCCGAGGACCCCACGAGCACCGCGACCGCCGTCGCGCAGTGGGAGACCCTCTACCGCACGTACCTCGACCTCGGCTTCGACGTGCGCCTCATCGACCCCATCCCCGGCCTCCCCGACATGGTCTACGCCGCCAACGGCGGATTTGTTCTCGACGGCATCGCGTACGGCGCGAGCTTCACCTACCCGGAGCGTCAGCCCGAGGGGCCCGCCTACATGAGCTGGTTCCAGGCGAACGGCTTCGACGTGCGCGAGCCGCTCGAGGTCAACGAGGGCGAGGGCGACTTCCTTCTCGTCGGCGACGTCATTCTCGCCGGCACCGGCTTCCGCAGTGCGAGCCACAGCCACGATGAACTCGCGCGCATCATGGGGCGCGAGGTCATCTCCCTGAACCTCATCAACCCGAGCTTCTACCACCTCGACACCGCCATCGCGGTACTCGACGACGGTCGTGGCAGCGCTCCGGCGAACATCGCGTACCTGCCGAGCGCCTTCGACGAGGCGTCGTTGCAGATCCTCCGCGAGCGGTACCCGGACGCCATTATCGTCACCGAGGAGGACGCCGCGGTCCTGGGGCTCAACTCCTTCAGCGACGGCTACAACGTCGTCATCGCCTCCCGCGCGAAAGACTTCGAACGTCAACTGCGCGAACGCGGCTACAACCCGATCGGTGTCGACCTCTCCGAGCTCCTCCTCGGCGGCGGCGGCGTCAAGTGCTGCACCCTGGAGCTCCGCTCATGA